Proteins from a single region of Antechinus flavipes isolate AdamAnt ecotype Samford, QLD, Australia chromosome 2, AdamAnt_v2, whole genome shotgun sequence:
- the LOC127546270 gene encoding photoreceptor outer segment membrane glycoprotein 2-like: MAVLKLTFTKYKRNKLAQILWFLNWLSVMTGIVLFSLGLFLKIEIKKRIEVLAKGEISSTSNMLISVGLIACVINFLGGKICYDCSDVHKYRRWRLVLLPYIAFAFCFTFCLLVGVFMCYTTRKELEESLYLGLREAIKFYKDTDIPGRCFLKKTIDMLQMHFQCCGNNSFRDWFEIQWISARYLNMASREVMDRLKNNIDGKFLVDGVPFSCCNPNSPRPCIQHQLTNNTAHYNYDFLTEELNVWMRGCREALLDYYTHIMRFIGLVVLNIWLFELCVLTGVRYLQTSLKNVPLDKPELDSDGWLLENSFVETVKYNLNFIKNLGKVDKVSTVSELPNLNKDI; encoded by the exons ATGGCTGTCCTAAAACTGACCTTCACTAAATACAAACGGAACAAGCTGGCCCAGATACTGTGGTTTCTCAACTGGTTGTCTGTGATGACAGGTATTGTGCTCTTCAGTCTCGGTCTTTTCCTAAAGATCGAGATCAAGAAGCGAATTGAGGTGCTAGCCAAGGGGGAGATCAGTTCCACCTCCAACATGCTCATCTCAGTGGGTCTCATTGCCTGTGTCATCAATTTCCTTGGTGGGAAGATATGTTATGACTGTTCTGATGTGCACAAGTACAGACGCTGGCGCCTGGTCTTGCTTCCCTACATTGCCTTTGCTTTCTGTTTCACATTCTGCCTCCTTGTAGGTGTATTTATGTGTTACACCACAAGGAAGGAACTAGAGGAGTCTTTGTACCTGGGTCTGAGAGAGGCCATCAAGTTCTATAAGGACACAGATATCCCAGGTCGGTGCTTCCTGAAGAAGACCATTGACATGCTACAGATGCATTTTCAGTGCTGTGGCAACAACAGTTTCAGGGACTGGTTTGAGATCCAATGGATATCGGCACGGTACCTGAACATGGCATCGAGGGAGGTTATGGA TCGCCTGAAGAATAATATTGATGGGAAGTTCTTGGTGGATGGTGTTCCTTTTAGTTGCTGCAACCCTAACTCCCCACGACCCTGTATCCAGCACCAGCTGACCAACAACACTGCCCATTACAACTATGACTTTCTCACTGAGGAGCTGAATGTCTGGATGAGGGGCTGCCGTGAAGCCCTATTAGATTACTATACCCACATCATGCGTTTCATTGGACTGGTGGTACTTAACATCTGGTTATTTGAG CTTTGTGTTCTCACTGGTGTTCGATACCTGCAAACATCACTAAAGAATGTACCTCTAGATAAACCTGAATTGGATTCTGATGGATGGCTCCTTGAAAACAGCTTTGTAGAAACTGTCAAGTACAATTTGAATTTCATCAAAAACCTTGGAAAAGTTGACAAAGTGTCCACTGTCTCTGAGTTGCCAAACCTCAATAAGGACATCTAA